The DNA window CGCTCCACGGGCCAGTCCACCTTCAGGAGCAGGCTGCTCGGCACGGGCGCGGGCTCGGTCGGAGCCTGACCCGGGCGGATCACGGACTGTTGTCCCGCGCGGACGATGACGACCTTGCCCTGGCCGAGCAGCGTCACTTCACCCTCGCGCGTGCCCACCGCCACGGTGCCCGCGCCGTTGTTGCTCATGGTGAACGTACCGGCGCCGGTGCGCGCCACGGCGTCGCTGCCGGCGGCCCGCACCTCGAACGTGTGGCGCTGTCCCGGACGCACCATCGCGGTGGCCATACCGTTGCCCAGCAAGATGCGCGACAGCGAGTCCGTCAGCTCCTCCACGGAGACCTCGGTGCTCGGCTCCAGGTGGACCTCCACGGACTCGTTGCCCAGGAGCACCACCGAGCCCCCTTCGAGCGTGCGCACCGCGTCCGAGGGATGCAGCGCCACACCGGGGCGCGCGGGCTCCCATGAGCCACCGCCGTGCCGCACTTCCACCGTGCCGGTCAGCTCGCCCACTTCCAGTTGAACGGGCTTCTTCTCCACTGGACGCGCCACGGGAGGAGGCGGCGGAGGAGGCGGCGGCGCGGGCGGCTCACGAAGGAATACGAACCACCCCACCGGCAAGGCGGCCAGGATCAGCACCAGTCCGAGCAGGAACAGGATGGGGCGTCGGGTGGGGGGAGCGGCCATTCGGGCGACCTCGTTACCACACTCGCACGCGCGTCACGCTCGGGGAAGTCGCACGGTGAAGCACGCGCCCTGCCCCTCTTCCGAGCGCACCTCCAAGGTCCCTCCCGCCTCGGTGACGATGCGCCACGCCACGCTGAGTCCCAACCCCACGTTGGACCACACATCCTTGGTGGTGAAGAACGGCTCGAAGATGCGCGGGCGGATGTGCGGCGCGATGCCCTTGCCCGTGTCCTCCACCTCCAGGATGCAGGCGCCGTCTCGCGTCCCGGTGCGCAGCGTCAGCTTGCGGGTGGGCGACTTCATCATCGCGGTGCGCGCATTGGACAACAGCGCCAGCACCACCTGCGACAGATGTCCCGGGTCGGCCTTCACGCGAGGCAGGCCCGCGGTCAGCTCCGTGTTCAGCTCGATGCCCTCGCCCCGCGTCTGGTTCTCCGTGAGACTCAGCGCGTCGCGAATGACGGCGTTGAGGTCCACCGGCCGCAGGTCCGCGCGCTCGCGCTGCTGAGAGAAGCGCAGCAGGTTCTGGGTGATCTCCTTGCAGCGCTTGGCGCTCTGCTCAATCTTCCGCAGCGTGTCGACATCGGGGTCCGCGACGCTGCGATCCAACAGCAGCAACTGCACGTTGCCGAGGATGCCCGCCAGCGGGTTGTTGATCTCATGCGCGACGCCCGCGCCGAGCTGCCCCACCGCGGCCAGCTTCTGCGCCTCCAGCAACTGCGCCTGGGCCGCCTTGAGGTCGGACGTCGCCTCGTCCACACGCGCGCGCAAGTCGTCGTTCCATCGCAGCAGCCGCGCGCGAGCGGCCTCCAGCTCCGCGCCCATGCGATTGAACGTGGAGGCCAGCGCGCTGAGCTCGTCGTGGCCGGACACGCGCACGCGGCGGTCCAGCTCGCCACGCCCGTAGGCCTCGGCGCCCGCCACCACCTCCGCCAACCGCAGGTTGACGCGTCGGGTGAAGAGCCCGCCCAGCACGAGCAGCACGCCCAGCGCCGCGCCCACGGACACCAGCACCGTGCGCCGCATGGCCCGCACCGGCGCGAGCGCCGCGGACTCATCCACCGCGACAATGACATCCAGCCCCAGCCCTTCGGGCACGCGCGCCACGCTCACCCGACGCGCGAGCGCCTCGACCCGAAAGCTGTGCGCCACCTCCGGGCCCACGCTCGCGCCGAGCACGCGCCCCAACTCGGGCTCGAGCGGACCCATCCGTCGCGCCGGATCCGAGCTGGCCAGCACGCGCCGGTCGCCATCCACCAAATCCAGGCGCGCCATCGAGTCCGCCGCGCGCCGCCGCAAGAGCGCCTCCAACTGGGTGAAGACGACCTCCGCGAGCGCGAACGGAGCCCCCTCGCCGTCCGCCAGCTTCACCGCCACGGCCATCGCGGCCCGACCACTGCGCGCGTGCACGTAGGCGCTGCCCAGCGCGGCCTGGCCCTTGCCACCTCCGCGCAGCGGCTGCACCGGCACGGAGCGAACGAGCTGCGTGAGGCCCGAAGGATCGAACCCGGGGTGCCCGCCCACGGACTGCTCGCGATACACCGCGTTGCCCAACGGATGCCCTTGCGCGTCCAGCTTGAGCACCGCGCTCACCGTGGGGGATTGACCGTACAAGAGCGCCAGGCCGCCCCGAGACTCCTCGGCGGTGGCGCGCTCCCAATCAATCATCTCCGCCGAGCGGGCCAGCCCGTTGACGACCTCCATCAAGCTGGTGGCGACGGCCTCGGCGGTGGCGGCGGCGAGCGCGCGGTGCTCGGCGTCGATGCGCGCGGCCAGCTCCGCCTCGGCGCGTGACAACAACAGGAAACCGACGGCGGCCAAAGGAAGCACCGTCGCGGCGAGCATGAAGAGGACCAGTTGCTGGTAGAGCCTCACCCGGCCACGGACTGTACCACCCGTTCGCGGTCATTCCGCAGGAAGACCGACCCGAGGATGGCCTTCGCCTGCTTCTTCATGTCCGCTGCCCGACGGGCCAGCTCGGCGTGGTCATGCGACACGCCGTCTGTCATCACCGCCACCACCGACACGCTCATGATGGGGAAGCGACGCTTCTCCCCGAAGCGATCCTCCGCTTCGATGTGGCCGCGCTCGCGATCCTGTCGGTCGTAATACAGCGGGATGATGCGGTCGAAGGTCTCGATGGTCCGCTGGCAGATGCGGTCCACGGACTCCGGCGAGGTGATGAAGACAAAGTCGTCCCCCGCCACGTGACCCAGGAAGTCTCCTGGCGCGCCCTCCTGCTGGAAGATCTCCCGCATCAGGTCGCCCGTCTGCCGCACCACGCCATCCGCCTTCGCGAAGCCGTAGTAGTCGTTGTAGGCCTTGAGGTTGTCCAGGTCGAGGTAGCAGAAGGCGAACGGCCGCCGCGCCGACAACCGCCGCTGCACCTCGCGCTCGATGGCGGTGGAGCCCGGCAACTGCGTGGTGGGCGACGACGACAGCTCCTGCTCCTTGCGGCGCAGCACACTCTCCACGCGAGCGCCCAGCTCCAGCGCGTCGAACGGCTTGGTGAGGTAGTCGTCCCCGCCGAGCTTGAGCGCGCGCACCTTGGAGGACGTCTCCGCCCGCGCGGAGATGAAGATGACCGAGATGTGTCCGCTGGCGCGCTCGGCCTTGATCTCTTCCAAGAAGAGGAAGCCGTCACCATCCGGCAGCGTCACATCCAGGAGGATGACGTCGGGCCGGCGCTCGCGCAATCCTCGGCGCGCCTCCTCGAGCGATGCGGCCACCGCGACATCGAAGCCGATGCCCTCCAGCACCTCGCGGCAGATGGAGGCGATCTTCGCGTCGTCGTCCACCACCAGCACGCGTCCATGCGGTGCGCCCGCGCTGCCGCGCACCAGCGAGTCCACCGTGGCCAGCAGCTTGTCCGCCGCCAGCGGGCGCACGAGGAACGCGTCGGCACCCGCGCGGAACGCCCGCTGGCGCTCGTCGAACGCGGAGGTGAGCAACAGCGGCGCGCGGCGCGTCTCCGGATCATGCCGGAGGATCTCCGCCAGCCGCAGCCCCTCCACGTCCGGCAGGCGCACGGACACGAGCACCACGTCCGGATGCGTGTTGCGCGCGGCGCCCAGTCCCTCTTCGGCCGTCACCGTCAGCCGGACGTCGTAGCCACGCGCGCCCAGCAGCGCCTTGATGATGTGACCGACCTCGGGCTCACCCTCGATGACGAGCACCTTGCCGCGCTTGACGTCGGTGGGCTTCGGCTGCGGGTTGATCTCCAGGGACTCCGCGCCCATCAACTCGTGCGGCGGCTCGGTGGGCAGCACCGCGATGAAGCGGACGCCATCCGGGCACGGCTCACACCAGATGCGCCCGCCGTGGGCCTCCACGATGTTGCGGCAGATGGCCAGCCCCAGGCCCGTGCCGCGCACGGTCCGATTGGCCGCGGTGCGCGCCTGCTCGAAGCGATCGAAGATGCGCTCCAGGCTGCTCTCCGCGATGGGCTCGCCGCTGTTCCAGCACGACAGCACCACGTAGCCTGGGAGGCTCGAGGTCGCGCGCAGCTCCACGCGCACCTCGCCGCCCTCGGGCGTGAACTTCACCGCGTTGTTCAGCAGGTTGTTGAGCACCTGGTTGATGCGGTTCGGATCCGCCACCGAGCGCAGCGGGTGCTGTGGCAGCACCGGCACCACGCGCACGCTCTTCTCACCGAAGGCGGGCCCGTACTTCTCCACCACGCGGTGCACCAGCTCTTCCAGGTACACCACCTCGAAGTTCATCCGCAGCCGGCCCTTGGCGAACTTCGACAGGTCCAGCAGGTCATCCACGATGCCGTTGAGCTTCTCCGTGGAGTCCTTGGCCAGGGACAGGTAGCGGCGCTGCCGCTCGTTGATGTCCCCCGCCATGAAGTTGAGCACCAGGTCCAGGGCGCCGGTGATGGACGTGAGCGGCGTGCGCAGCTCGTGGCTCACCATGGAGACGAACTCGTCCTTGCGCTCCTCCAACCGCTTCTGCTCGGTGATGTCGCGCAGCACCACGCACACGCCGCGCAGCGTGCCGCGCGCGTCGCTCACCGGGGTGACGGTGGTCTGCACGTGCCGCTCGAAGAGGACCACGTCCTCGCGCAGCACCTGGCTGCCGCTGTATTCCCAGCCGCGCACCAGTTGGAACGGCGCGAACCCCAGCCGCTCCTCCATCATCCGGCTGGTCAGCTCCGCGGGGTCCTCTCCCGCGCGCAAGAGGCGGCGCGCCGCGGGGTTCATCACCACGATGTCGTTCTTCTCGTCGGTGAGCACCACGCCGTCCGCCATGGACTCCACCATCCGCTCCATGCGGTGGCGGGCCTCCTCCTCGGCCGAGCGCAGCGACTGGATGGCGTCCGCCGTCTGATTGGCGAGCACGTCCAGGAGCACGCCGTCGTCCTCGGTGAAGACGTTGGGGCGCTGAGAGAAGAGCGACAGCATGCCCACGGGCCGGCCGCCGGCCATCAGGTTCACCGTGAGCTGGCTGGCGTAGATGGCGGGCGCGGTGGCGTCCTGCGTGGTGGTGCCCGCCACGCGGGTGATGACGCGGTCCTCGGGGAGCAGGAGCCCGCTGCTCTTGCGATAGGCGCCGAGCATGGACTCCTTGACGCCCAGGAGGGCCTGCTCGCCCACCGTGCCCATGCAGCGCAGCCGCAGCGATGCGCCGCGCGAGCCGTCCGGGGCAATGAGCGCCGCGCCGCAGTCGTAAGGCAGGATGCGCGCCACGGCGGTGAGCACGCGGTCGATGATGGCGTCGTAGCTGGCCGGATCATTCGCGCTCGCGCGGCTGACTTCGTACAGGACGAAGAGCGCTTCCACTCGCTGGTGGAGCTGCCGGAGCAACCGCTCCTTGTCGCGCTTGAGCTGGGCGAACTCCACCGCGTTCTTCACGGTGATGAGCAGGTCGTTCACGTCCCAGGGCTTGGTGACGTAGCGGTAGACCTGGCCCTGGTTGATGGCCGCGATGAGGTCCTCCGGGTCCGTGTAGCCCGTGAGGAGGATGGTCGTGACGTCGATTCCCTCGCCTCGCGCCGTGGTGACCAGCTCGATGCCCGTCATCTCGGGCATGCGCTGGTCCGTGACGAGGACGTCCACCGTCTCGCGCCGCAGCAGTTCCAACGCCGCGCGTCCGGAGGTGGCGGTGAGGACGCGGTACCGACGCGAGAACATCCGGGTGAGGATGTCCAGGACGTCGGCCTCGTCGTCGACGAAGAGCAACGTGTGGCGGAGATCGGACAAGGCGGCCAGAATTGTACGCTGAGTTCGTCACCGCTCCTCAACATGTGAGAAACGCGGACGTTGGGTGCTCACCCTGGGTGCGGGTGGCAGCACTGAACGCATTGACTCTACACGTATGTTCAGGGAGCATGGAGCACTGAAAGCTTGTTGCCTGGGTACTCGCACGTCCGCGTGCCCAGCGAGCAAGGGAGTGCGGCATGGAAGAGCTCACCGACCGCCAGCGCGAAATCCTGGCCTTCATCGTCAAGGAGACAGAGGTCCGCGGCTTCCCTCCCACCATCCGGGAGATTGGGGAGCACATGGACATCCGCTCCACCAACGGGGTGAACGACCACCTGAAGGCCCTGGAGCGAAAGGGCTACCTCAACCGGGGAGAGCAGCAGAGCCGCTCGCTGGTGCCGACCAAGCGGGCTCGCCTGCTCTTGGGGCTCGGGGTCCGCAAGGACGCCGGCATGGTCGAGATTCCCCTCTTGGGCAAGGTGGCCGCCGGTCTTCCGGCGCTCGCCCAGGAGAACATGGAGGACTCGGTCAAGATCGACAGCTTCCTCCTGGGAGGCGTCAACGGCCGCGAGGTCTTCGCCCTGCGCGTCAAGGGACAGTCGATGATTGACGACGGCATCTACGACGGGGACTACCTCTTCGTGAAGAAGACGCCGGCCGCGCAGCCTGGGGAAATCGTCGTGGCGCTCATCGAGGACGAGGCCACGGTGAAGCGCTACTACCCGGAGGGCGAGCGCATCCGCTTCCAGCCGGCGAACGCCACCATGCAGCCCATCTACGTGAGCCGCACGGACTTCCGCTCGACCATGATTCTGGGTCAGGTGGTGGGCGTGTACCGCAAGCTCCAGGGCGGGCGCGCGTAGCACCCGCGGGCGGGCGTCACGGACACTTCGTGACGCCGCCATCCCCCGCGGTCGTCACACGGGCACAGGCCGCCTTCTGGGTGGCCACGTCCTTCACGTCCTTCGCCATCCGCGCGGTGGTGAGCTGAAGCTCCACGTCCTTGGCGTGGTCCGGCTCCGCGCTGAGGCTGGAGAGGATGCGCAGCGCGTCCGCCTTGCGTCCCAAGGTGGACAGCAGGTTGGCCAGCTCCATCAGCTCGCGCACGTCCGAGCCGGAGACGGTGTCGAGCGCCAGCTTCAGCTCATCCTCGGCGGCCTTCCGGTCCTCGCGGGCGAGGTGCAGCCGGGCCAGCGCCACATGCACCACGGCGCGGTCCTTCACACGCAGGGACTCGCGATAGGACGCCAGGGCGTCGGCGGACTTGCCGAGCCGGGTCTGGATCTCCCCCACCAGCTCCCAGAGGGTCGGGTCGCGCGGCGCCTTGCTGGCAGCCTCGCGGTAGGCTTCGACAGCCTCGGGGAGGCGCGCGGCGCGGACCAGCTCATCGCCCAGCGTGGTGAGCAACTCCGCCGAGCGCACGCCCTGGTCCACGGCCTTCTTGGCGGTCGCGAGCACGTCCTCGTGACGCCCCTGCTTCGACAGCACGTCCACGGCGCGCATCAGCAGCGGGGACTTCTCCGCGTCCGGCGCGGACTCCGAGGCGAGGCGGAAGTGGCGGACGGCGTCGTCGGGCTGGTTGCGCTTGACGTCCAGCTCGCCGAGCTGCTCCAGCGCGTTGAAGTCGTGCGGGTACAGGGCCAGGGCCCGGCGCAGCGCGCTCTGCGCCTCGTCGACGCGGCCGAGCTGCGCATGGATGAAGCCCAGGCGGCTCCAGTTGGTGGAGCGCTTGGGGTCCATCTTCGCGGCGGTCTCGAACTCCTTGAGCGCGTCGTCGAGGCGGCTCATGGACAGGTAGACCTCGCCGCGCGCGGCGGGCAGGCGCGGATCATCCGGGAGGATCTGCTTCACCTCGTTGAACGAGAGCAGCGCGGCCTCGAAGTTGCCCTGGAGGTACTCGGCCGACCCCTTGATGTAGAGGCCCTCGGCACGGTCCTTCGGGTCGATGGTCGGGGTCTCGTTGCAGGCGGTGCTGGCCAGCAGGGCGAGGAGCGGCAGGGCGCGCAGACGCGGGAACATGGAGGCTCCGAAACTCAGAAGTGATACGCGATGCCAGCGTTGACGTCGAGGTTGAGGCCGTCACCCAGCCCACCGTCCGCGAGGCCAAGCACTGCCTGCGCCAGGTTGGTGCCCAGCTCGAGCTGGAGTCCGACGTGGCCCGCGATGAGGTACTCGGCGCCCAGGAAGCCCACGACCGTGGGCAGAGGGCCCGTGTTCTGGAAGATGCCGAAGTCGCCGAAGGACAGCTGCACGCCCAGGCCGAAACCCCAGTAGGGCCGCAGCGAGGACTCCAGGCGGTGATAGTGGCGCGCGCCCAGGACGCTCGGGAGGATGTTGATGCGTCCCTCGCGCCCTTCCCCATTCGAGCGCACCAGTGAGAAGCCCACCTGGAGAAAGCCTTGCCACTCGGGGTGGAACCAGTACCCCAGCTCCAGGTCCACGCCTGGGTTCAGGGACGCCAGCTTGTCGATGAAGCTGTTGTTGATGCGCAGCCCCAGCGTCAGTCCGCCGCCCGGCGCGGAAGGCGAGCCCCCCAAGAGCGGCCGAGCCACGGGAGCGCCGCCAGGATTGAGCAGCGCGGCGGACAGCTCGTCCGCGACGGCCTCGGCCATGCGCAGGAGCGCCGCGGTGTCGGACGCCTCGGCGCGAGGCTTGGCGAGGCTGCGTCCACTCACCGTGTCCATCAAGCTGGTGGTGAGGAGGAACTGACTGCCGAAGCGGTCGATGCGCCCGGTGACGACGTAGCGCGCGCCCACGAGTGAGGACAGCTCCTGGAGACAGCCACTGCCCTCCTTGCACGCATCGCCCAGGAGCTGGCGCTGGCGCTCGGCATCGAGGACGGCCTGGATGTCCCGCTGTCCCACGACGCGCAGGCGGGGGGACTCCGCGAGGCGACTGGCCACGAGCGAGGTGATTCCGGGCGCGACGTCGCGTGCGGCGGGGTTGGACTCGAGCGGCAGCATCGCCGTGGTCAACGGCTGTACGGCCTCGGTCGCTCCGGTGGCCTTGCCCGCCTCGTGAGTCTCCACGACAGGCGGAATGGATGGGGCGGCGGCGTGCTCCGGGCCAGAGGGACTGGACTCCTCGCCCTCCGGAGCAGCGGGCACGGACTCCGAGACGGGCTGGGGGGGAGCAACCCTCACGGGCGCCGGGGCAGGCGTCTCCGCGACGGGCGCTGGAGTCGATGCGCCCCGCGCCCAGGTGGGCACGGCCAAGATGGCGAGCAGGCAGACGGGCAGCGGGAGGAGGCGCGGCACGCGCGACACTCTACCCTCCCCCGGCCCGGCGCCCAGAGGGCGGTGGCGCACTCGCCACGAAATCGCTCGGTGAAAAAGGGGGCAGTAGGCTTGGGCGCCTTCTTCCGCCCGAACTCCCGTGACCACTCCCAGCGCTGTCTCCCGTCACTTGCCGGGGCTCGATTTACTTCGAGGCCTCGCGATTCTCCTCGTCATCACGTGGCACTACCCGAAGGGCGGGGCCCCCGACGCGTTCCTCACGCTCTCCAAGGTGGGTTGGACGGGCGTCGAGCTGTTCTTCGTGCTCAGCGGCTTCCTCATCGGTGGCCAACTCCTCGAGCCCGTGGCACGTGGAGAGACGCCGTCCCTGAGCCGCTTCTATCTGCGCCGCGCCTTCCGCATCCTGCCGAGCTTCTGGGTGGTGCTGGCCGTCTACCTGTTCCTGCCCGCGCTGCGCGAGCGCACCCTGGTGACGCCCGCGTGGCGCTTCCTGACCTTCACCCAGAACTTCGGACTGCACTTCAACGCGTTCTCCCATGCGTGGTCGCTGTGCGTGGAGGAGCACTTCTATCTGGTCCTCCCGCTGCTCGTGCTGGCGCTGCGGCGTGCTCGGGCGAGCCACGTCCTCGTGGGCTCCGGGGTGCTGATGGTGCTCGGGGCCGTGGTCCGCGGCGTCCTGTGGCAGCGCTTCTTCGCGAACGTGGAGGAGTCCGCTCCCGTGTGGAACGACTACGACACGCTGCTCTACTACCCGACCTATGCACGCCTGGATGGCCTCACGTGTGGCGTGCTGCTCGCGCTCGCGCGCGTGTACCGTCCCGCGCTGTGGGCCCGCGTCACCGGCACGCCATGGGTGCCTGGTGCGCTGGGCTTCGCGAGCCTCGCGCTGGCGGCCTGGGTGGGGGCGGATCGCGCCTCGTGGGAGTCCACCGTGTTCAGCTTCCCGCTGTACTCGTTGGGGTACTCCTGCGTGCTGGTGGCCCTGGCCAGTCCGGCGGCATCACGCATCCTCGGCCGCGTGCCGGGGCTCCAGTTCTTCGCGACGCTCGCCTTCACCATCTACCTCACGCACAAGATGGTGGTTCACGCCGTTCATGATGCGCTCGCGCCCCATGGGCTCGGGGCCTATGACGTCGTGACGGTCCTCGCGTGCGCACCCGCCATCCTCGCGACGGCGTGGCTCCTGCATCGGATTGTCGAGCGCCCCATGCTTCGCATGCGAGAGTCCTTCGAGCGCGCCGTTGGTCTCGCACGCCTGCCCCCACTTGGAACCCCTGCTTCCTGATCGAGGTCCCCATGTCCCCGTCCGCTGGTCGCTCCGCGTTCCTCTTCGCCCTCCTGGGGCTCGTGTGCCTCCTGCCCCGAACCGGCGGAGCCCAAGGAGCACCGCGTCCCCGGGCTCGGGACCTGGGCATTCCTTTCGGCGGGCAGTCGGGGCCGCTGGACGCCATCACGGACGTGCCCGGCGTGGAGGTCGGGCACGTCACGCTCAAGGCCGGCAAGGTGCGCTCGGGAGTCACCGCCATCTTCCCGCTCGGACGCGACGCGGTGGCGCGTCCGGTCTTCGCGGCGACGCACTCGCTCAACGGCAGCGGGGAGATGACCGGCACGCTGTGGATCAAGGAGTCCGGCCTGCTGTCGGGGCCGGTGATGCTCACCAACACGAACGGCATCGGCGCGGTGCGTGACGGCGTGATTGCGTGGGCGCAGCAGCGCGACCTCGCTTGGGACCTGGGCCTGCCCGTGGTCGCCGAGACATGGGACGGCTTCCTCAACGACATCGACAGCTTCCCCGTGAAGCGCGAGCACGCGCTCCAGGCCATGGACGCGGCTCGCCCCGGCCCCGTGGCGGAGGGCTCGGTGGGCGGCGGCACGGGGATGATCTGTCATGGCTTCAAGGGCGGCATCGGCACCGCCTCGCGTCAGCTCCCGGACGACGCGGGCGGATACACCGTGGGCGTGCTGGTGCAGTGCAACTACGGCAGCCGACGCCTGCTGTCCGTCGCGGGTGTTCCCGTCGGCGAGGAGCTGGCGGACCTGCTCCCCTGCTACACCGGCGATATCGCGCCCAAGGGCCAGTTCACCGCGAAGCTGCGTCCGTGCTCGCAGCGGGCCAGCACCGGAGCGCCCCTGCCCGAGGGCCAGGGCTCCATCATCGTCGTGGTGGCCACGAACGCGCCGCTGCTCCCGCATCAATTGGAGCGCCTCGCGCACCGCGTTCCGCTGGCCATCGGCAAGATGGGCGGGCTGGGTGAGAACTACTCGGGCGACATCTTCCTCGCGTTCTCGACGCAGGCCGCGAGCCCGCCCACCGGGGCACCGGTCGCGACCGTCAGCATGCTCGACCACGAGCGGATCAACCCGCTGTTCGAGGCCACGGTGCAGGCCACCGAGGAGTCCATCCTCAACGCGATGCTCGCGTCCGACACCATGACGAGCGCCCAGGGCACTCGTGTGTATGGCTTGCCCGTGGACCGTTTCGTCGGCGTGATGAAGAAGCATGGGCGCCTGAAGGACGCGCCCGCCCCGACGCCGCGTTGAGTCCGGCGCCACCGCGGCGAGGGCCGTTTGCTCGGCCCCGCGCGGCGTTCAGCACCGCCAGGGAGCGAGCGGCTCACACCGTCTCGCGCAATCCCTCCTGAAGCGACTCCAGCAGCCCGGGAGGGTCCCCCCTGCGAAGGGCCGCGATGCCGGCCTCGAAGTCCGCGCGAGCACCGACCCCGTCCCCAGCGCGAGCGCGCAGAACGGCCCGCGCGTGGAGCAGCTCTGCGTCCACTTCATCGCCCGCCTGCGAAGAGAGCGCCGCGCTGAGGTCCCGAATGGCCGCATCCACCTGCCCCAGCCGCGCCCGCGCTCCGGCCCGGCGCTGAAGCAACCAGGCGTTGCCAGGATCCTCCGCCAGCGCAAGCGTCCAATCCCGCTCCGCCTCGGCAAAACGGTCGAGCGCCTCCAGGGACTCCGCGCGCTTCATGTAGAGCACGAGCGGCTTGCGGAACCCTCCAGCCTCCGCGGTGTCGAAGCCCGCGACGGCCTCGGCGTGGCGCCCGAGCCGCGCGAGCATGAGGGCGTGGTGGAAGCGCGTCGCGAGATGGCCCGGCGCCAGCTCCAGCACGCGCTCGAACCACACGAGCGCCTCGGCCGGAGCCCGTCCCCAGACTCCGAGCGTCAGCGCCAGCTCGATGAGGACACGCACCTGGTCCGGATGTGCCTCGGCGAGCGCGCGGATCCGCCCGAGCGCCTGGGTGTAGCGCCCGCTGCGTCGGAGGCGATCCACCTCCCGCAGCGGCTCGGACAGCTCTCGTGGCCAGGCCTTGCGCCCGTTGTGCTCCATCGACTCGCGCTCCCAGGTGGATGCGAGGCGACTCGTTACCAGCCCCAGCTGCACACAGCCACCGTCGAGACGGGCCGCGTCGACCGGGGCGGGCCCCGCCGTTGGAGGCGGCGCGGGCCCCACCCCGGTGCACGGCGCCCGGTTCAGGCCCCCCGACCTGCTCCGGCCCCCCCGGCGTATCGAGCGATGTCTGTGCCCCCGGACCGCAACGGACGCGCGGAGTCGGGAGTTGATGGGCACATGCCACTGCAAGGACGGGGCCTCCACGAGTCCCGTGGGACTCGGAGGCCCGAGGGGTGGCTCCGTGGCGCCGGATGTCACAAAGCCAACAGTGGTGTTGCTCGAAAGGTCACAACCCGCCACGTGGCGCACCGCACCACCGCGTCCGCCGAGAACGCGCGAGCGTCCGAGCCGAACGCATGCCCGTGACGTTCGGGAGGGATGACGCGATGCGTGTGTCGGGGGATGTCAGCGACCGGACGACCTGAGCAGCCGAGTCAGCTCGCGATCCAACGCCGCGGCGAACTCCTGGCGGTCCTTCGCGGAGAAGCCGCTGGGCCCGCCTGTCGTCACGCCACTCTCACGCAGCTCCTGCATGAAGTTGCGCACGGAGAGGCGCTCCTGGACGTTCTCCTCGGTGAACAGCTCTCCGCGCGGGTCCAGCACCACCACGCCCCGAGGGACGAGGAGCGCGGCGAGCGGGATGTCTTGTGTGACGGCCAGGTCACCGGCCTCGGCCGTGGCGGCGATGTGGCGATCGGCCACGTCGAGCCCGGCGCCCACCTGCACGCTCGACACCCACTCGGAGCGCGGCAGGCCGAGCGGGCGGTTGGCCACGAACACGGCCGGCACCCGCAGGCGCTGAGCCGCCCGCACGAGGATCTCCCGCACGGGGCCCGGACAGGCATCTGCATCCACCCAGATTCGCATGAGCCTGTCATTGTCGCAGGGTTCCCCAAGACTGGGAGCCCGAGGAGGCCGCCCCATGCACAATCCCGAGACACCGCCGGACCCTTCGCCCG is part of the Myxococcaceae bacterium JPH2 genome and encodes:
- a CDS encoding FecR domain-containing protein, yielding MAAPPTRRPILFLLGLVLILAALPVGWFVFLREPPAPPPPPPPPPVARPVEKKPVQLEVGELTGTVEVRHGGGSWEPARPGVALHPSDAVRTLEGGSVVLLGNESVEVHLEPSTEVSVEELTDSLSRILLGNGMATAMVRPGQRHTFEVRAAGSDAVARTGAGTFTMSNNGAGTVAVGTREGEVTLLGQGKVVIVRAGQQSVIRPGQAPTEPAPVPSSLLLKVDWPVERERRKRELLVTGRTDPGSRVAVEGVFLTPDAEGRFTRKVVLQEGRNTVNVRAVGVGGAKQEEKHDVVVDTTPPAMRPDTQDIWKSAKGGSP
- a CDS encoding HAMP domain-containing protein, whose protein sequence is MRLYQQLVLFMLAATVLPLAAVGFLLLSRAEAELAARIDAEHRALAAATAEAVATSLMEVVNGLARSAEMIDWERATAEESRGGLALLYGQSPTVSAVLKLDAQGHPLGNAVYREQSVGGHPGFDPSGLTQLVRSVPVQPLRGGGKGQAALGSAYVHARSGRAAMAVAVKLADGEGAPFALAEVVFTQLEALLRRRAADSMARLDLVDGDRRVLASSDPARRMGPLEPELGRVLGASVGPEVAHSFRVEALARRVSVARVPEGLGLDVIVAVDESAALAPVRAMRRTVLVSVGAALGVLLVLGGLFTRRVNLRLAEVVAGAEAYGRGELDRRVRVSGHDELSALASTFNRMGAELEAARARLLRWNDDLRARVDEATSDLKAAQAQLLEAQKLAAVGQLGAGVAHEINNPLAGILGNVQLLLLDRSVADPDVDTLRKIEQSAKRCKEITQNLLRFSQQRERADLRPVDLNAVIRDALSLTENQTRGEGIELNTELTAGLPRVKADPGHLSQVVLALLSNARTAMMKSPTRKLTLRTGTRDGACILEVEDTGKGIAPHIRPRIFEPFFTTKDVWSNVGLGLSVAWRIVTEAGGTLEVRSEEGQGACFTVRLPRA
- a CDS encoding response regulator, whose translation is MSDLRHTLLFVDDEADVLDILTRMFSRRYRVLTATSGRAALELLRRETVDVLVTDQRMPEMTGIELVTTARGEGIDVTTILLTGYTDPEDLIAAINQGQVYRYVTKPWDVNDLLITVKNAVEFAQLKRDKERLLRQLHQRVEALFVLYEVSRASANDPASYDAIIDRVLTAVARILPYDCGAALIAPDGSRGASLRLRCMGTVGEQALLGVKESMLGAYRKSSGLLLPEDRVITRVAGTTTQDATAPAIYASQLTVNLMAGGRPVGMLSLFSQRPNVFTEDDGVLLDVLANQTADAIQSLRSAEEEARHRMERMVESMADGVVLTDEKNDIVVMNPAARRLLRAGEDPAELTSRMMEERLGFAPFQLVRGWEYSGSQVLREDVVLFERHVQTTVTPVSDARGTLRGVCVVLRDITEQKRLEERKDEFVSMVSHELRTPLTSITGALDLVLNFMAGDINERQRRYLSLAKDSTEKLNGIVDDLLDLSKFAKGRLRMNFEVVYLEELVHRVVEKYGPAFGEKSVRVVPVLPQHPLRSVADPNRINQVLNNLLNNAVKFTPEGGEVRVELRATSSLPGYVVLSCWNSGEPIAESSLERIFDRFEQARTAANRTVRGTGLGLAICRNIVEAHGGRIWCEPCPDGVRFIAVLPTEPPHELMGAESLEINPQPKPTDVKRGKVLVIEGEPEVGHIIKALLGARGYDVRLTVTAEEGLGAARNTHPDVVLVSVRLPDVEGLRLAEILRHDPETRRAPLLLTSAFDERQRAFRAGADAFLVRPLAADKLLATVDSLVRGSAGAPHGRVLVVDDDAKIASICREVLEGIGFDVAVAASLEEARRGLRERRPDVILLDVTLPDGDGFLFLEEIKAERASGHISVIFISARAETSSKVRALKLGGDDYLTKPFDALELGARVESVLRRKEQELSSSPTTQLPGSTAIEREVQRRLSARRPFAFCYLDLDNLKAYNDYYGFAKADGVVRQTGDLMREIFQQEGAPGDFLGHVAGDDFVFITSPESVDRICQRTIETFDRIIPLYYDRQDRERGHIEAEDRFGEKRRFPIMSVSVVAVMTDGVSHDHAELARRAADMKKQAKAILGSVFLRNDRERVVQSVAG
- the lexA gene encoding transcriptional repressor LexA, giving the protein MEELTDRQREILAFIVKETEVRGFPPTIREIGEHMDIRSTNGVNDHLKALERKGYLNRGEQQSRSLVPTKRARLLLGLGVRKDAGMVEIPLLGKVAAGLPALAQENMEDSVKIDSFLLGGVNGREVFALRVKGQSMIDDGIYDGDYLFVKKTPAAQPGEIVVALIEDEATVKRYYPEGERIRFQPANATMQPIYVSRTDFRSTMILGQVVGVYRKLQGGRA